From a region of the Enterobacter sp. JBIWA008 genome:
- the nagA gene encoding N-acetylglucosamine-6-phosphate deacetylase: MSQLLRARRILTEQGWLDDHQLRIESGGVAAIEPIPAGVTTRDAELLCPAYIDTHVHGGAGVDVMDDAPDVLDTLAMHKAREGVGAFLPTTVTAPLEAIHAALMRIARRSQSDGPGAQILGSYLEGPYFTPQNKGAHPPELFRVLDIAELDRLVDVSQGTLRVVALAPEKPGALQAIHHLKQRGIRVMLGHSAATYRQTLDAFDAGADGLVHCYNGMTGLHHREPGMVGAGLTDKRAWLELIADGHHVHPGAMRLCCCCAQDRVVLITDAMQAAGMPDGRYTLCGEVVTMQNGVVRTGSGGLAGSTLSLDAAVRNMVEYAGVTAEEAIHMASLHPARLLGIDGQLGSLAPGKRANIIALDGDLHLQRIWIQGQALPF, from the coding sequence ATGAGCCAGCTGCTGCGCGCGCGGCGGATCCTTACCGAACAGGGCTGGCTGGACGACCACCAGCTGCGCATTGAAAGCGGCGGGGTTGCGGCGATTGAACCCATTCCGGCGGGCGTTACGACGCGCGATGCGGAGCTGCTTTGCCCGGCCTATATCGATACGCACGTCCACGGCGGCGCGGGCGTGGACGTCATGGATGATGCGCCCGACGTGCTGGACACTCTGGCGATGCATAAAGCGCGCGAAGGTGTGGGCGCATTTCTGCCCACCACCGTCACCGCGCCGCTGGAGGCCATCCACGCCGCGCTGATGCGTATCGCCCGGCGCAGTCAGTCCGACGGTCCCGGCGCGCAGATCCTGGGCAGCTATCTGGAAGGACCGTACTTTACGCCGCAGAACAAAGGGGCGCATCCGCCGGAGCTGTTCCGGGTGCTGGATATCGCCGAGCTGGACAGGCTGGTAGACGTTTCACAGGGCACGCTGCGGGTAGTGGCGCTCGCACCGGAAAAGCCCGGCGCGCTGCAGGCGATTCATCATCTTAAACAGCGCGGCATACGCGTAATGCTGGGCCATAGCGCCGCCACGTACCGGCAAACTCTCGACGCGTTTGATGCGGGTGCCGACGGGCTGGTTCACTGCTACAACGGCATGACGGGGCTGCACCACCGAGAGCCCGGCATGGTCGGCGCCGGGCTTACGGACAAACGGGCGTGGCTGGAGCTGATTGCCGACGGCCACCACGTCCATCCGGGGGCGATGCGCTTATGCTGCTGCTGCGCGCAGGATCGCGTGGTGCTGATTACCGATGCCATGCAGGCGGCAGGTATGCCGGACGGTCGGTATACCCTGTGCGGTGAAGTGGTCACGATGCAAAACGGCGTGGTTCGAACCGGCTCCGGCGGGCTGGCCGGGAGCACGCTGTCGCTGGATGCCGCGGTCAGAAATATGGTGGAGTATGCAGGCGTAACCGCCGAAGAGGCGATCCATATGGCCTCGCTGCACCCTGCCCGGCTGCTGGGCATTGACGGTCAGCTTGGATCCTTAGCCCCGGGCAAACGCGCCAATATCATTGCGCTGGACGGTGATTTACATCTCCAGCGGATCTGGATTCAGGGCCAGGCTCTCCCCTTTTAG
- a CDS encoding permease has protein sequence MTGQSSSQAATPVQWWKPALFFLVVIVGLWYVKWQPYYGKAFTAAETHSIGKSILAQAESSPLQAAWDYAMVYFLAVWKAAVLGVILGSLIQVLIPRNWLVKTLGQPRFQGTLLGTIFSLPGMMCSCCAAPVAAGMRRQRVSMGGALAFWMGNPLLNPATLVFMGFVLGWHFAFIRLVAGLLTVLVVATLVQNLVKDKTPESASVELDVSEPQGGFFARWGRALWQLFWSTIPVYILAVLVLGAARVWLFPHADGAIDNTLMWVIAMAVAGCLFVIPTAAEIPIVQTMMLAGMGTAPALALLITLPAISLPSLIMLRKSFPAKALWLTAGLVALSGVMVGSIALV, from the coding sequence ATGACTGGTCAGTCTTCATCTCAGGCGGCAACACCTGTTCAGTGGTGGAAGCCCGCACTCTTCTTTCTCGTGGTCATTGTTGGCCTCTGGTATGTGAAATGGCAGCCGTACTACGGCAAAGCCTTCACTGCCGCCGAAACGCACAGCATCGGTAAATCTATTCTCGCACAGGCTGAATCCAGCCCGCTGCAGGCGGCGTGGGACTATGCCATGGTCTACTTCCTTGCCGTCTGGAAGGCCGCCGTCTTAGGCGTCATTCTTGGCTCGCTGATTCAGGTGCTTATCCCGCGCAACTGGCTGGTGAAAACGCTCGGGCAGCCGCGCTTTCAGGGTACGCTGCTGGGGACGATTTTCTCCCTGCCGGGGATGATGTGTTCCTGCTGCGCCGCGCCCGTGGCCGCAGGGATGCGCCGTCAGCGCGTGTCGATGGGCGGTGCGCTGGCGTTCTGGATGGGGAACCCGCTGCTCAACCCGGCAACGCTGGTGTTTATGGGCTTTGTGCTGGGCTGGCATTTCGCGTTCATCCGTCTGGTCGCCGGGCTGCTGACCGTGCTGGTGGTGGCGACGCTGGTGCAAAATCTGGTGAAGGATAAGACGCCAGAGTCCGCGTCTGTTGAGCTGGACGTCAGCGAACCGCAGGGTGGCTTCTTTGCGCGCTGGGGCAGGGCGCTATGGCAGCTTTTCTGGAGCACCATCCCGGTCTATATCCTGGCGGTACTGGTTTTGGGGGCGGCGCGCGTCTGGCTCTTCCCGCATGCGGATGGCGCTATCGACAACACGCTGATGTGGGTCATTGCAATGGCCGTTGCAGGCTGCCTGTTTGTGATCCCAACGGCGGCGGAGATCCCGATTGTTCAGACCATGATGCTTGCAGGTATGGGCACCGCGCCGGCGCTGGCGCTGTTGATTACGCTGCCGGCGATCAGCCTGCCGTCGCTTATCATGCTGCGTAAGTCGTTCCCAGCGAAAGCGCTGTGGCTGACCGCAGGGCTGGTGGCGTTGAGCGGGGTGATGGTGGGGAGTATTGCGCTTGTGTGA
- the kbaY gene encoding tagatose-bisphosphate aldolase subunit KbaY — protein MSIISTKYLLQDAQAKGYAVPAFNIHNAETIQAILEACSEMRSPVILAGTPGTFKHIALEEIYALCSAYSHTYDMPLALHLDHHESLDDIRRKVNAGVRSAMIDGSHFPFEQNVKLVKSVVDFCHLNDCSVEAELGRLGGVEDDMSVDAESTFLTDPQEAKRFVELTGVDSLAVAIGTAHGLYTKRPKIDFQRLAEIREVVTVPLVLHGASDVPDEFVRRTIELGVCKVNVATELKIAFSDAVKAWFAKNPQGNDPRFYMRVGMDAMKEVVRSKIAVCGSANRLLLTAEA, from the coding sequence ATGAGCATTATCTCAACGAAATATCTTCTGCAGGACGCGCAGGCAAAAGGCTACGCGGTGCCGGCATTCAACATCCACAACGCGGAGACGATCCAGGCGATCCTCGAAGCGTGCAGCGAAATGCGATCGCCGGTGATCCTCGCGGGCACGCCGGGCACCTTTAAGCATATAGCGCTGGAAGAGATCTACGCCCTGTGCAGCGCGTACTCCCACACCTACGACATGCCGCTGGCGCTGCACCTCGATCACCACGAATCGCTGGACGATATTCGCCGCAAGGTGAACGCGGGCGTACGCAGCGCGATGATCGACGGCAGCCATTTTCCATTTGAACAAAACGTGAAGCTGGTGAAGTCGGTGGTCGATTTCTGCCACCTCAACGACTGCAGCGTCGAAGCCGAGCTGGGCCGCCTGGGCGGCGTGGAAGATGACATGAGCGTGGACGCCGAAAGCACGTTCCTCACCGATCCGCAGGAGGCGAAACGCTTCGTCGAACTGACCGGCGTCGATAGCCTTGCCGTCGCCATCGGCACCGCGCACGGCCTGTATACCAAACGCCCGAAAATCGACTTCCAGCGGCTGGCGGAAATCCGCGAAGTGGTCACCGTACCGCTGGTGCTGCACGGCGCGAGCGATGTGCCAGATGAATTTGTTCGCCGCACCATCGAGCTGGGCGTGTGCAAAGTCAACGTGGCGACCGAGCTGAAAATTGCCTTCTCTGACGCGGTGAAAGCCTGGTTTGCCAAAAACCCGCAGGGCAACGATCCGCGCTTCTACATGCGGGTCGGCATGGACGCCATGAAAGAGGTGGTCAGAAGCAAAATCGCCGTTTGCGGCTCGGCAAATCGATTGCTGCTTACTGCAGAAGCCTGA
- a CDS encoding penicillin-binding protein activator, whose amino-acid sequence MVPLTFLRKKATRSVPLLLAALIFAGCGTQAPDQSTAHLQGSAQADSGFYLQQMSQSSNDTKTNWQLLAIRALLKEGKTQQAAELFNQLPKDLNDAQRREQSLLSAELKVALKDYAAAKKILGDIDVSALDKNQQARFWQAGITAEQGRPSLTLLRALVAQEPLLGGADKQKNIDATWQALASMTQEQAQALVINADENVLQGWLDLQQMWFNNRSDPKMLKAGITDWQTRYPQNPGAKMLPTQLVNVQNFKPASTSKIALLLPLNGQAAVFGRTIQQGFEAAKNGTTSVTGSAVPAQAAQAANVNDVVSPSAAETSDLTTAQAPAQGTMQNPVTAPTTPPATAAPAAAAPATTAPATQAPAETQAAPAPDATAEQPQQQTAQPAAQPAAQPQAVAATSANPGAEVKIYDTSSQPLDQVLAQVQQDGASIVVGPLLKNNVEELMKSNTTLNVLALNQPEQVQNRANICYFALSPEDEARDAARHIHEQGKQAPLLLIPRSALGDRVATAFADEWQKLGGGVVLQQKFGSVSELRAGVNGGAGIALNGSPVTASLPQQQGVTIGGLTIPAPPTDAQISGGGKVDAAYIVATPQEIAFIKPMIAMRNGSQSGATLYASSRSAQGTAGPDFRLEMDGLQYSEIPMLAGSNPALMQQALSTVRNDYSLARLYAMGVDAWALANHFTQMRQVPGFELNGNTGDLTATQDCVINRKLSWLKYQQGQIVPAS is encoded by the coding sequence ATGGTACCGTTAACGTTTCTTCGAAAAAAAGCCACGCGCAGCGTGCCGCTTCTGCTGGCAGCCCTGATCTTTGCAGGCTGTGGCACCCAGGCACCTGACCAGAGCACCGCCCATCTCCAGGGTTCTGCTCAGGCTGATTCTGGCTTTTATCTGCAACAAATGTCGCAGAGTTCAAATGATACCAAGACCAACTGGCAATTACTCGCCATTCGTGCACTGCTGAAAGAGGGTAAAACCCAGCAGGCTGCCGAACTGTTTAACCAGTTGCCGAAAGATCTTAACGACGCCCAGCGTCGTGAGCAGAGTCTGCTCTCTGCCGAGCTGAAAGTCGCGCTGAAAGATTATGCCGCCGCGAAGAAGATCCTCGGTGACATTGACGTGAGCGCGCTGGATAAAAATCAGCAGGCTCGCTTCTGGCAGGCGGGCATTACCGCTGAGCAGGGGCGCCCTTCCCTGACGCTGCTCCGCGCCCTCGTCGCGCAAGAGCCGCTGCTCGGCGGTGCCGATAAGCAGAAAAATATCGATGCCACCTGGCAAGCGCTTGCCTCGATGACCCAGGAACAGGCGCAGGCGCTGGTCATCAACGCCGATGAAAACGTCCTGCAGGGCTGGCTGGATCTGCAGCAGATGTGGTTTAACAACCGCAGCGATCCAAAGATGCTGAAGGCCGGTATTACGGACTGGCAGACGCGCTACCCGCAAAACCCGGGTGCGAAAATGCTGCCAACCCAGCTGGTGAACGTGCAGAACTTTAAGCCAGCGTCCACCAGCAAAATCGCTCTGCTTCTGCCGCTCAACGGCCAGGCGGCGGTGTTTGGGCGCACCATTCAGCAGGGCTTCGAAGCCGCGAAAAACGGCACGACGTCGGTAACCGGAAGTGCGGTTCCCGCGCAGGCGGCACAGGCGGCTAACGTGAATGACGTGGTCAGCCCGTCCGCCGCAGAGACCAGCGACCTGACCACGGCGCAAGCGCCGGCGCAGGGTACGATGCAAAACCCGGTGACGGCCCCGACGACGCCTCCGGCTACAGCTGCACCGGCTGCGGCAGCCCCGGCTACTACAGCACCTGCTACTCAGGCTCCGGCCGAGACGCAAGCGGCGCCAGCGCCTGACGCAACAGCAGAACAGCCTCAACAGCAGACTGCACAACCCGCGGCTCAACCTGCTGCGCAGCCGCAGGCCGTGGCAGCCACCAGCGCCAACCCGGGCGCTGAGGTGAAAATTTACGACACCAGCTCGCAGCCGCTTGACCAGGTTCTGGCGCAGGTTCAACAGGACGGGGCGAGCATCGTTGTCGGTCCGCTGCTGAAAAACAACGTGGAAGAGCTGATGAAGAGCAATACCACGCTGAACGTACTGGCGCTCAACCAGCCTGAGCAGGTTCAGAACCGGGCCAATATTTGCTATTTCGCACTTTCCCCTGAAGATGAAGCCCGCGATGCGGCGCGTCATATTCACGAGCAGGGTAAGCAGGCTCCGCTGCTGCTCATCCCACGCAGCGCGCTGGGCGATCGCGTGGCCACTGCCTTTGCCGATGAGTGGCAGAAGCTCGGCGGCGGCGTGGTGCTGCAGCAGAAATTCGGTTCCGTCTCTGAACTGCGCGCTGGCGTAAACGGTGGAGCGGGTATCGCGCTTAACGGCAGCCCTGTCACCGCGAGCCTGCCGCAGCAGCAGGGCGTGACGATTGGTGGCCTGACGATCCCTGCCCCGCCTACCGACGCGCAGATTAGCGGTGGCGGTAAAGTGGACGCGGCCTATATCGTTGCCACGCCGCAGGAGATCGCCTTTATCAAACCGATGATCGCGATGCGTAACGGCAGCCAGAGCGGCGCAACCCTTTACGCCAGCTCGCGCAGCGCGCAGGGCACTGCAGGCCCGGATTTCCGTCTGGAAATGGACGGCCTGCAGTACAGCGAAATCCCGATGCTGGCAGGCAGCAATCCGGCGCTGATGCAGCAGGCGCTGAGTACCGTACGTAACGATTATTCGCTGGCGCGTCTGTATGCGATGGGTGTCGATGCATGGGCGCTGGCGAACCACTTTACCCAGATGCGTCAGGTGCCGGGCTTTGAGCTTAACGGCAACACCGGCGATCTGACTGCGACTCAGGACTGCGTGATCAACAGGAAGTTATCATGGCTCAAATACCAGCAGGGGCAAATCGTCCCGGCCAGTTAA
- the rsmI gene encoding 16S rRNA (cytidine(1402)-2'-O)-methyltransferase: MKQHETADNSQGQLYIVPTPIGNLSDITQRALTVLQAVDLIAAEDTRHTGLLLQHFAINARLFALHDHNEQQKAETLVAKLKAGQNIALVSDAGTPLINDPGYHLVRTCREAGIRVVPLPGPCAAIAALSAAGLPSDRFCYEGFLPAKSKGRRDVLKDLEAEPRTLIFYESTHRLLESLEDMVTVWGEARYVVLARELTKTWETIHGAPVGELLAWVKEDENRRKGEMVLIVEGHKAQEDALPADALRTLALLQAELPLKKAAALAAEIHGVKKNALYKHALEQQGE, from the coding sequence ATGAAACAACACGAAACGGCAGATAATTCTCAAGGCCAGCTTTATATTGTACCTACTCCTATCGGGAATTTGTCTGATATTACCCAACGTGCGCTCACCGTACTGCAAGCTGTTGATTTAATTGCCGCTGAAGATACCCGCCACACCGGCCTGTTGCTGCAACACTTCGCGATTAACGCCCGTTTGTTTGCCCTACACGATCACAATGAGCAACAAAAAGCCGAAACGCTGGTGGCGAAGCTGAAGGCGGGGCAGAACATTGCGCTGGTCTCCGACGCCGGTACGCCGCTGATCAACGATCCTGGCTATCACCTGGTGCGTACCTGTCGTGAAGCCGGTATTCGCGTTGTGCCGCTGCCGGGACCGTGCGCCGCAATTGCTGCGCTGAGTGCGGCGGGTCTACCATCCGATCGTTTCTGCTATGAAGGCTTCCTGCCAGCCAAATCCAAAGGCCGTCGCGACGTGTTAAAAGACCTGGAGGCGGAACCGCGCACCCTGATTTTCTACGAATCCACGCACCGCCTGCTGGAGAGCCTGGAAGATATGGTGACCGTGTGGGGAGAGGCCCGCTACGTGGTGCTGGCGCGCGAGCTGACCAAAACATGGGAAACCATTCACGGTGCGCCGGTGGGTGAACTGCTGGCGTGGGTGAAGGAAGATGAAAACCGCCGCAAGGGTGAAATGGTGCTGATTGTCGAAGGACATAAAGCGCAGGAAGACGCGCTGCCTGCCGACGCGCTGCGCACGCTGGCGCTGCTGCAGGCGGAACTGCCGCTAAAGAAAGCGGCGGCACTAGCGGCGGAGATCCACGGCGTGAAGAAAAATGCGCTGTATAAGCATGCGCTGGAGCAGCAGGGGGAGTAA
- a CDS encoding YraN family protein → MAQIPAGANRPGQLSLKETGDAWELKARRWLEGNGLRFIAANVRGRGGEIDLIMKDGQVIVFVEVRFRQSSRFGGAAASVTLAKQHKLLQTAHLWLARHNGSFDTVDCRFDVIAFTGNEIEWLKNAFGEDA, encoded by the coding sequence ATGGCTCAAATACCAGCAGGGGCAAATCGTCCCGGCCAGTTAAGCCTTAAAGAGACCGGCGATGCGTGGGAATTAAAGGCGCGTCGCTGGCTTGAAGGCAATGGACTGCGCTTTATCGCCGCTAACGTCCGCGGGCGCGGCGGCGAAATTGATCTGATCATGAAAGACGGTCAGGTCATCGTGTTTGTAGAAGTTCGCTTTCGACAGTCCTCCCGTTTTGGCGGTGCTGCCGCCAGCGTGACGCTCGCCAAACAACATAAATTATTACAGACTGCCCACTTGTGGCTTGCCCGCCATAATGGGAGCTTTGATACTGTGGATTGCCGGTTCGATGTGATAGCCTTCACCGGAAATGAGATCGAATGGCTTAAAAACGCTTTTGGCGAAGACGCATAA
- a CDS encoding SIS domain-containing protein yields MPQTTTTTTTGTWTEEEIRQQPASWIRSLNNIDNLRASIDGFLTPLLRKRDLRIVLTGAGTSAFIGDIIAPWLSSHTGKNFTAVPTTDLVTNPMDYFSPAHPLLLVSFARSGNSPESVAAVELANQFVPECYHLSITCNEAGSLYQNAIDSDNACALLMPAETHDRGFAMTSSITTMMASCLAVFAPETINSHTFRDVADRCQAILTTLGDFSHGVFGNEAWKRVVYLGSGGLQGAARESALKVLELTAGKLAAFYDSPTGFRHGPKSLVDSETLVVVFISSHPYTRQYDLDLLAELRRDRQALRVVAIAAENDPVIEAGPHILLPPSRPFIDMEQAFCFLMYAQVFALSQSLSVGNTPDTPSASGTVNRVVQGVVIHPWQA; encoded by the coding sequence ATGCCACAAACCACTACCACCACTACAACCGGCACCTGGACCGAGGAAGAGATCCGCCAGCAGCCTGCCAGCTGGATCCGCTCGCTCAACAACATCGATAACCTGCGCGCTTCGATCGACGGTTTCCTGACGCCGCTGCTGCGCAAGCGCGATCTGCGGATCGTCCTGACCGGCGCGGGCACGTCCGCCTTTATCGGCGATATCATTGCGCCATGGCTTTCGAGCCACACAGGGAAAAACTTCACCGCCGTCCCGACAACCGATCTGGTCACGAACCCGATGGATTACTTCAGCCCTGCGCATCCGCTGCTGCTGGTTTCGTTTGCCCGCTCCGGCAACAGTCCGGAAAGCGTCGCGGCCGTTGAGCTGGCAAACCAGTTCGTGCCGGAATGCTACCACCTGTCGATTACCTGCAACGAGGCGGGGAGCCTGTACCAGAACGCCATCGACAGCGATAACGCCTGTGCCCTGCTGATGCCTGCCGAAACGCACGATCGCGGGTTCGCGATGACCAGCAGCATCACCACCATGATGGCAAGCTGTCTGGCGGTGTTCGCTCCGGAAACGATCAATAGCCACACCTTCCGCGACGTGGCCGATCGCTGTCAGGCGATCCTCACTACGCTCGGTGATTTCAGCCACGGCGTCTTTGGCAATGAAGCGTGGAAACGCGTTGTCTATCTGGGGAGCGGCGGCCTGCAGGGCGCGGCGCGCGAATCGGCGCTGAAGGTGCTGGAGCTGACGGCGGGCAAGCTGGCGGCGTTTTACGATTCCCCGACGGGCTTCCGTCACGGACCTAAGTCTCTGGTTGATAGCGAAACGCTGGTGGTGGTGTTTATCTCCAGCCATCCGTATACGCGTCAGTACGATCTGGATCTGCTGGCCGAGCTGCGCCGCGATCGCCAGGCCCTGCGCGTCGTCGCCATCGCCGCTGAAAACGATCCGGTCATCGAAGCAGGTCCGCACATCCTGCTGCCGCCTTCCCGCCCGTTTATCGATATGGAACAGGCGTTCTGCTTCCTGATGTACGCCCAGGTCTTTGCGCTGTCCCAGTCCCTCAGCGTGGGCAATACGCCCGATACGCCATCCGCCAGCGGGACGGTCAACCGCGTGGTGCAGGGCGTTGTTATTCATCCGTGGCAGGCTTAA
- a CDS encoding enterotoxin, giving the protein MKKILALSVLALCVSHSALAASYALNNDNIALSFDDANSTVVVKDTRANHPLTPQELFFLTLPDETKIHTADFKIKHVEKQDSGIVINFTHPDFNVTVKLNLVKGKYASIDYTVAAVGQPRDVAKITFFPTKKQSQAPYVDGAINSSPIVADSFFILPDKPIVNTYAYEATTNLNVELKTPIQPETPVSFTTWFGTFPETSQLRRSVNQFIDAVRPRPYKPYLHYNSWMDIGFFTPYSEQDVLGRMDEWNKEFITGRGVALDAFLLDDGWDDLTGRWLFGPAFSNGFGKVREKADSLHSSVGLWLSPWGGYNKPRDTRVSHAKEYDFETVDGKLALSGPNYFKNFNEQIIKLIKNEHITSFKLDGMGNANSHIKGSQFASDFDASIALLHNMRSANPNLFINLTTGTNASPSWLFYADSIWRQGDDINLYGPGTPVQQWMTYRDAETYRSIVRKGPLFPLNSLMYHGIVSAENAYYGLEKVQTDSDFADQVWSYFATGTQLQELYITPSMLNKAKWDTLAQAAKWSRDNASVLVDTHWIGGDPTALQVYGWASWSKDKAILGLRNPSDKPQSYYLDLTKDFEIPTGNAAQFSLKAVYGSNSTVPEEYKNAVVITLQPLETLVFEALPVN; this is encoded by the coding sequence ATGAAAAAAATCCTCGCACTCTCAGTGCTGGCCCTGTGCGTTTCCCATAGCGCTCTGGCCGCTAGCTACGCGCTCAATAACGACAATATTGCTCTGTCGTTTGATGACGCAAACTCAACGGTAGTGGTTAAGGACACCAGGGCTAACCATCCGCTCACGCCGCAGGAGCTGTTCTTTTTGACGCTGCCGGATGAGACGAAAATCCACACCGCTGATTTTAAAATCAAGCATGTCGAAAAGCAGGACAGCGGGATTGTCATTAATTTCACCCATCCGGACTTCAACGTAACGGTAAAGCTGAACCTGGTGAAGGGGAAATACGCCAGCATCGACTACACCGTTGCCGCAGTCGGGCAGCCGCGAGACGTGGCGAAAATCACCTTCTTCCCGACCAAAAAGCAGTCTCAGGCACCCTATGTCGACGGGGCTATCAACAGCTCACCGATCGTTGCTGATTCGTTCTTTATTTTGCCGGACAAGCCCATCGTTAACACTTACGCCTATGAAGCGACCACCAATCTCAACGTAGAATTGAAAACGCCGATTCAGCCGGAAACGCCGGTCAGCTTTACCACCTGGTTCGGCACCTTCCCGGAAACCAGCCAGCTGCGTCGCAGCGTGAATCAGTTTATTGATGCCGTGCGTCCGCGTCCGTACAAGCCTTATCTGCACTACAACAGCTGGATGGATATCGGCTTTTTTACGCCGTACTCCGAGCAGGACGTGCTGGGGCGGATGGATGAATGGAATAAGGAATTTATCACCGGGCGCGGCGTGGCGCTGGACGCCTTCCTGTTGGACGATGGCTGGGATGACCTGACCGGACGCTGGCTGTTTGGCCCGGCATTCAGCAACGGTTTTGGCAAGGTACGGGAGAAAGCTGACAGCCTGCATAGCTCCGTGGGCCTGTGGCTCTCGCCGTGGGGCGGATATAACAAACCGCGCGATACTCGCGTCTCGCATGCAAAAGAGTACGATTTCGAAACGGTAGACGGGAAGCTGGCATTATCAGGCCCGAACTACTTTAAAAACTTCAATGAACAGATTATCAAACTGATTAAAAACGAGCACATTACCTCGTTCAAGCTCGACGGAATGGGCAATGCTAACTCGCATATCAAGGGTAGCCAGTTCGCCTCGGATTTCGACGCGTCAATCGCCCTGCTGCACAACATGCGCAGCGCTAACCCGAATCTGTTTATCAACCTGACGACAGGTACCAACGCCAGCCCGTCCTGGCTGTTCTACGCCGACTCGATCTGGCGCCAGGGTGACGACATCAACCTGTACGGTCCCGGCACGCCGGTGCAGCAGTGGATGACCTACCGCGATGCGGAAACGTACCGCTCCATTGTGCGCAAAGGCCCGCTGTTCCCGCTGAACTCGCTGATGTATCACGGGATCGTCAGCGCGGAAAACGCCTATTACGGGCTGGAGAAAGTACAAACGGACAGTGATTTTGCCGATCAGGTCTGGAGCTACTTCGCGACCGGCACACAGCTGCAGGAACTGTATATCACCCCTTCAATGCTGAACAAGGCGAAGTGGGATACCCTGGCGCAGGCGGCGAAATGGTCGCGGGATAACGCCAGCGTGCTGGTAGACACGCACTGGATTGGTGGCGATCCAACCGCGCTGCAGGTTTACGGCTGGGCATCCTGGAGCAAGGACAAAGCGATTCTCGGCTTACGTAACCCGTCGGATAAGCCGCAAAGCTATTACCTCGATTTAACGAAAGATTTCGAAATCCCGACAGGAAACGCGGCGCAGTTTAGTCTGAAAGCGGTGTACGGCAGTAATTCAACCGTACCGGAGGAGTATAAAAACGCGGTGGTGATTACGCTCCAGCCGCTGGAAACGCTGGTGTTTGAGGCGTTGCCAGTTAACTAA
- the diaA gene encoding DnaA initiator-associating protein DiaA: protein MLERIKVCFTESIQTQIAAAEALPDAISRAAMTLVQSLLNGNKILCCGNGTSAANAQHFAASMINRFETERPSLPAIALNTDNVVLTAIANDRLHDEIYAKQVRALGHAGDVLLAISTRGNSRDIVKAVEAAVTRDMTIVALTGYDGGELAGLLGPQDVEIRIPSHRSARIQEMHMLTVNCLCDLIDNTLFPHQDD, encoded by the coding sequence GTGCTCGAAAGAATTAAAGTGTGCTTCACAGAAAGCATCCAGACTCAGATTGCCGCGGCGGAAGCCCTTCCGGATGCTATCTCGCGTGCCGCCATGACGCTGGTGCAATCCCTGCTAAACGGCAACAAAATCCTCTGTTGTGGCAACGGCACGTCAGCCGCCAACGCACAGCATTTTGCTGCCAGCATGATCAATCGCTTTGAAACAGAACGCCCGAGTTTACCCGCCATTGCACTTAATACCGATAATGTGGTCTTAACGGCGATTGCTAACGATCGTCTGCATGACGAAATTTACGCAAAGCAGGTGCGAGCCCTGGGTCACGCCGGAGATGTGCTGTTGGCCATCTCCACGCGCGGCAATAGCCGGGATATTGTCAAAGCCGTTGAAGCCGCCGTCACACGCGACATGACAATCGTGGCCTTAACCGGCTATGACGGTGGTGAGCTGGCGGGTCTGCTTGGGCCGCAGGATGTGGAAATCCGCATTCCTTCTCACCGGAGCGCGCGTATTCAGGAGATGCATATGCTCACGGTGAACTGCTTATGCGATTTGATCGATAACACGCTTTTCCCTCACCAGGATGATTAA
- the dolP gene encoding division/outer membrane stress-associated lipid-binding lipoprotein, with protein sequence MKALSTLAVLMSALLLQGCIAAAVVGTAAVGTKAATDPRTVGTQVDDGTLELRVNSALSKDEQIKKEARINVTAYQGKVLLAGQAPNLELASRAKQIAMGVEGTTEVFNEVRQGKPIGLGDASSDTWITTKVRSQLLGSDQVKSSNVKVTTENGEVFLLGLVTDREGKAAADIASRVSGVKHVTTAFTYIK encoded by the coding sequence ATGAAGGCTTTATCGACCCTCGCAGTCCTTATGTCTGCATTACTGCTTCAGGGATGTATCGCTGCGGCCGTTGTGGGTACCGCCGCGGTAGGCACCAAAGCGGCAACCGATCCACGCACCGTGGGGACGCAGGTGGATGACGGTACGCTGGAGCTGCGCGTCAACAGTGCGCTGTCGAAAGACGAACAAATTAAGAAAGAAGCGCGTATCAACGTGACGGCTTATCAGGGCAAAGTGCTGCTGGCAGGCCAGGCGCCGAATCTGGAGCTCGCCTCTCGCGCGAAACAGATTGCGATGGGCGTCGAAGGCACCACAGAGGTGTTTAACGAAGTGCGTCAGGGCAAGCCAATTGGCCTGGGTGACGCCTCTTCCGATACCTGGATCACCACCAAGGTGCGTTCCCAGCTGCTGGGCTCGGACCAGGTGAAATCCTCCAACGTGAAAGTGACGACTGAAAACGGTGAAGTGTTCCTGCTGGGTCTGGTGACCGACCGTGAAGGAAAAGCGGCGGCCGATATCGCCAGCCGGGTGAGCGGCGTGAAGCACGTCACCACCGCGTTTACTTACATCAAATAA